From the Longimicrobium sp. genome, the window CGCGCCTCGTTCACCTTGAAGACGCGCTCGCACGGCACGCCGCGGCTGCGCAGGTAGCGCGCGGTGCCCTCGGTGCCCGCGATGCGGAAGCCCATGTCGTGCAGCCGCCGCGCGATGGGCGTGACCGTCGCCTTGTCCGGATCGTTCACGGTGATGATGACGCGGCCGTCCTTGGGAAGGTGCGTCCCCGCCGAGATCTGCGCTTTAGCGAACGCCATCCCGAACGAGTCGTCGAAGCCCATCGCCTCGCCCGTGGAGCGCATCTCGGGGCCGAGCAGCGGGTCCACCTCGGGGAGCTTGTTGAAGGGAAAGACGGCCTCCTTCACCGCCACCCCGCCCACCGGGATCTCCTCCGGCAACCCGAAGCTCGCCAGCTTCTCCCCCACCATCAGCCGCGCCGCGATCCTGGCCAGCGGCACCCCCGTCGCCTTGGAGACGAACGGCACCGTCCGCGAAGCGCGCGGGTTCACCTCCAGCACGTACACCACGCCTCCGTAGACGGCGTACTGCACGTTGATCAGCCCGATCACGCCGAGCCCCAGCGCGAAGCTGCGGGTGTGCTCGCGCATCTCCGCGATCTGCGCGTCGGTGAGCATGAAGGGCGGCAGCACGCACGCCGAGTCGCCGGAGTGGATCCCCGCCTCCTCGATGTGCTGCATCACCCCGCCGATCACTACCGTCTCGCCGTCGCACAGCGCGTCAACGTCGGCCTCGAAGGCGTCCTCCAGGAAGCGGTCGATGAGCACGGGCCTCTCATGGCTCACGCTGGCGGCCGTCGCGAAGTAGTGCCGCAGCCCCTCCTCCTCGTACACGATGCGCATCCCCCGCCCGCCCAGCACGTAGCTGGGGCGCACGAGCACGGGGTAGCCCACCCGCTCCGCGATCTCCGCCGCCTGCTCCACCGAGACGGCCAGGCCGTTGGGCGGCTGCTTGACCCCCAGCTCGCGGGCCAGCGCCTCGAAGCGCTCGCGGTCCTCCGCGCGATCGATCGCCTCGGTTGGCGTGCCGATGATCTTGACGCCCAGGCGTTCCAAAGGCTCGGCCAGCTTCAGCGGAGTCTGCCCGCCGAGCTGCACGATGACGCCGTCCGGCTGCTCCAGGCGCACGATCTCCAGCACGTCCTCCAGCGTCAGCGGCTCGAAGTAGAGCTTGTCCGACACGTCGAAGTCCGTCGAAACCGTCTCGGGGTTGGAGTTGACCATGATCGACTCCCACCCGGCATCGCGCAGGGCGAGCGCGGCCTGCACGCAGCAGTAGTCGAACTCCACCCCCTGCCCGATCCGGTTGGGCCCCGACCCCAGGATCACCACCTTGCGGCGATCGGAGCGCTCGGACTCGTTCTCCTCCGCGTAGGTGGAGTAGAGGTACGGCGTCATGGCCGGGAACTCGCCGGCGCAGGTGTCCACGCGGTTGTAGATGGGGTGGATTTCCATCCCCCAGCGCCGCTCGCGCACCGCATCCTCGGTCTCGCCGCGAAGACGCGCAAGCTGCACGTCGCTGAAGCCGAAGCGCTTCATGCGCAGCATCTCGCTGGGCGTCACCTCGGGGAGCGCCGCGTACGCCCGCTCGGCGTCGACAAGCTGCGCGAGCTGCGCCACGAACCACGGATCGACCGCGGTCAGCGACGACACCTCCTCCTGCGAGAAGCCCTGCTCCAGCGCGCGCTTCATCTGGAACGCGCGCTCCGGCGTGGGGCGGCGCAGCGCGCGGCGCAGCGACTCGTCCGTCTCGTCCGGCACGCGGTCGTCGGCCAGCGATCCCGTCTCCCAGCCGCTGCGCCCGATCTCCAGCGCGCGAATCGCCTTCTGCCACGCCTGCTTGAAGGTGCGCCCGATGGCCATCGACTCCCCCACCGCCTTCATCTGCACCCCGAGCGTTGCGTCCGCGGCGGGGAACTTCTCGAAGGCGAAGCGGGGGAACTTGACCACCACGTAGTCCAGCACCGGCTCGAACGACGCGGGCGTGGTCTGCGTGATGGCGTTCGGCAGCTCGTCCAGCGTGTAGCCCACGGCCAGCTTCGCCCCGATGCGCGCGATGGGGTACCCCGTCGCCTTCGACGCCAGCGCCGACGACCTCGACACGCGCGGATTCATCTCCACCACCAGCAGCTCGCCGTCCGCCGGGTTCACGGCGAACTGGACGTTGCACCCCCCCGCCTCCACCCCGATCTCGCGGATGATGGCAATGGCGGCGTCGCGCATCTTCTGGTACTCGACGTCGGTCAGCGTCTGCGCGGGCGCCACGGTGATGGAGTCGCCCGTGTGCACGCCCATGGGGTCGAAGTTCTCGATGGAGCAGATGATGACGACGTTGTCCGCCCCGTCGCGCATCACCTCCAGCTCGAACTCCTTCCACCCGATCACCGAGCGGTCCACCAGCACCTCGCTCACCGGCGACAGGTCTATGCCGCGGCGCACCTGCTCCTCGAACTCGGCGCGGTTGTACGCGATCCCGCCCCCCGTGCCGCCCATGGTGAACGACGGGCGGATGATGGCGGGGTAGCCGGTGTCCTCCACGATGCGCAGCGCCTCGTCCAGCGAGCGCGCGAACCCCCCGTGCGGCAGCCGCAGCCCGATGCGCGAGATCGCCTTGGAGAACTCGCTTCGATCCTCCGCCATGCGGATGGCGCGCGCGTTGGCGCCGATCAGCTCCACCCCGTGCCTGGCCAGCGCGCCGCTGTCGTGGAGTTCCAGCGCCACGTTCAGCGCCGTCTGCCCGCCCATGGTGGGGAGGATGGCGTCGGGCTTCTCCTTCTCGATCACCCGCTCCACCCACTCGGGGGTGATGGGCTCGATGTAGGTGGCGTCGGCGAGGTCGGGGTCGGTCATGATCGTGGCCGGGTTGCTGTTGACCAGGATCACGCGGTACCCCTCCTCCCGCAGCGCCCGTACGGCCTGCGTCCCACTGTAGTCGAACTCGGCCGCCTGCCCGATGACGATGGGCCCGGAGCCGAGGATCAGGATGCTCTTGAGGTCGGTGCGCTTGGGCATCTGTCTGTGCGTGCGCGCGCCGGCCCATCCGGGGTCGGACGAGCCGGCGCGTGGTGCCGGACGGAGTTGTCGGTCGGGGCAGAATATAGGGAGCGCGGGAGCGGGTGGAAAGGACGCGATCACCTAGGGCAATGGTTCAGGTTCCGGCCGACGCGCCATGAATGTGGCGTGAGGTATTTGGGACGGGGTGCCCTACCTCCTGCTTCAGCCGTCACCTAAATCTTGTTTTCTCCAGCGACCGCAGCTAATACTTCGGAGTGGATCGTGTCCATACTTTTTACGCGGAGTTGTGGGAAATGCAACAATTTTGCTTCGGTGGTCACGTCTGCCGGTTTGCTACTCCTCCTGCATGCACCGGCTATCTCACTCAGAGCTGCAGCCGAACGACCACATCCACTCAGTGCGTTCGGATGCCTGCGGCACCGGGCTGGTGAGCCGCGTTTAAGCTGGCAGTCGAGGGCCGGCAGTTTCTTCTGTCCGCGGCGGAGTCCGTCCGTCTCAGTGAAAATCGACAGGCCGCTGATCGAACTCGCGAATTGACCTTTCGCAGTGCGTAGAGCATTGACTGGTCAGTAATTTTCCGACGGCCCGAGATTGGTTAGCTATGTACCTTCGGCGGCATCATCTCAACGCCTGTCTTGGCTTCGCGTTTGTGCCTGCATCCGATCTGCCCCAATCACGATGCACGGAGTTCCACACTCACCGGAGAGGTGCACAGATGATTGAACGGTCCGTTATATCAATTACCGTAGCTTTATCCCTCGCCAGCTGCGCGACCTTTTCAGAGTCGACCAGCGACAGTTCCGCCGCGGATCACGTCACGTTGGCTGGACAGCCGGCGGAACGCTTGGCCGATACAGCGATGCCCGTCTCTGGATCAGAGGCGGACTTCACCCCATCCCAGCGGGCACTGCTGGCAGAAGCTATTGCGCAAGCCAACAGAATAACCTCGGATACGGCCTTCCTAACGATCCTACGTGAAATGGAGGTTTCAGGTGAGATAGAATGGGGTCGGAAACGGCGCCGCTTGCTCCCGCGCGCCGCGCGCCGGGCGCCCATTGCTTGGCTGCTGAACCGATTTGAAGCCGAGGGGAATTATGGCTCAGACGATATAGGCGTAAGTGAAGTGTCCTACCCTCCCACTACCGCGGTAACGACGGCGTGTATCCCATTCAGCCCCTCTTGCGCGCTGATCACAGAAATTTCGCCATCCTACGTGACAGCCACCACCACCATGAAAAACGCGCTCGCCAACACCTTGGTGCACGAACGGGTGCACTCGTTCGGACAGCAGCACGGCTGGTCACAAGCGCGAGGCCCCAATATGTGTGACGCTGCGTACGTCGTAGGGGATCTTGCAGAGTCACTCTTGCGCAGCCGCGACGAGGGCACATCCATTGTCCCTCGCCAAGCGTTGTGTGGTAAGCTCCACCGCCGGTTGGTCGCGCGCAGAATTGTCGCGCCCTAGGCTCGGGCGTGCCGCACAGTTATGTAAACGGCACGCCCTCCTCCCGCAACGCCCTCACGGCCTGCGTCCCACTGTAGTCGAAACCCGGCCGCATGCCTGATGATGATGGGCCCGGAGCCGAGGATCAGGATGCTCTTGAGGTCAGTGCGCTTGGGCATCTGTCTGTGCGTGCGCGCGCCGGCCCGTCCGCGGTCGGACGAGCCGGCGCGTGGTGCCGGACGGAGTTGTCGGTCGGGGCGGGAATTTATGCGGCGCGAGGCGGTACGGAAAGGATGCCGCGCGGCTTGGCCAGGAGCGCGCGGATGCCGCACAGGGTCCAAGCCGTACGCGGCGCTGGGCTACTTCGAGAGAGTGTCCCGCAGGCGCGACCGCAGCATGTGGCGGAGCGCCCTGGTGGGAGGCGCGTCCGGAGCAGCCTCTTTCAGCAGCTCGTACGCCCGGTGCGCTGCATCCAGGTCTCCGGTTTCGACGTGGTAACGGCCGACCGCGTAGAAGTACCCCGTCACTTCGGTGATGTGAACGCGCTTTCTGCCGCGGAGAAGACGGCGGATGTCGAAGCCGTCTCCAAGCGCTTCTCGCGCGCCCGCCAGGTCCCCGCCAGCGATGCAGAGCTCGGCGTAGTTGATGCGCGCAAACAGGTAATGCGGATTCCGGCGGTAGTTCTCAACGACAACCTCATCAACCGCATCCATCTCCCCGAGCGCGCTGTGGGCGGCACTCAGCCAGTTATAGAACATGGGTAGCGGCTCACGCTCGATCCACGAACGCAGCTCCGCAACCGCCGCGCGCGGATCATCATGCACCAGCGCGTGCAGACCGGGGATCGCCTCACGAATTTCGCTGGCGAGCCGCGAATGCCACGCCTGCGGCAGGGCGTCGTGGACAACCTCCAACAAGTGCCCTGTCGCTTCCCTCCTGCGGCTCATCTTTCGCTTCAGGGACATCGGCGCGCTCGGAACTGGTCTGACGGCTGGTGGCTACGACGCCAATCAACGGCCCGCACCGGCTCACGGCAAGGGGTAACGCAGTCAGGATATCGTGCCCGGGTCGCAGTCGACCAGGATCGCGCCTACCCTTCTTCGCGCAGCGCACGGACCGCCCGCATCCTGCTAAAGTCGAACTCAGCCGCCCGCCCGATTACGATGAGCCCGGAGCCGAGGATCAGGATGCTCTAGAGGTCGGTGCGCCTGGGCATCTGTCTGTGCGTGCGCGCGCCGGCCCATCCGCGGTCGGACGAGCCGGCGCGTGGTGCCGGACGGAGTTGTCGGTCGGAGCGGGAATATAGGTGGTGTGCGGGCGGGGGAAAGACGGACGCGGAAAAACGGAGTCCCCGTCCGACAGGAGTGATGACGCAGTAGCCCCGTCTTTCTCGCTACACACCGGAGGCTAAGATGGCCAAGCAGATCACGTGCATCAACAAGAACGACCGCGAGAGCAAGTACGAGCGCATCACCCACATCGGGCGCGGGATGGAAGCATACGCAGGAAGCCGCCATCAGCACCATCGAGAGCGGCACTGAGTCGTACTACGTGAGCTAGGGCGGCAAGGAGGTCGATGTGGTCGTCGCGACCAGAAACGGGGTCAAGTACCTGAAGACGGACGCGGACAGTAGCGAGCCGAACAACCTCCTGAGCCTGAAGGAGTGCCGCTAGCTCGTACGACCCGCCGCCTCGAACGCACGACAGCCGCGTCGCGAGCCGCGGCTGTCGTGCTGCGGTACAGAGGTGTCAGGGTCTGGCCGTGTGGATGATCAACACTTTCCCGGCAGCCAATATGCGCACAGCCCCTACTGCGCAGACGCGACGGGGCGGCTGCTGTGGGAGGGCGACCCACCGCGCATCGCTGCGGCTCGAAGCGCCTGAACGAGGAACATCGTGGTGATCAGCGGATCCAGGGCTTCGCTGAAAACCACGACCTTCCTGCGGCCCTGGATCACCAGGGCGGGGAGTTCCTTCAACCCCACCGGGATACTCCCGAACTTCAACTCCCGAAGGTCACGGAAGGGAATTTTTATGTCAATCGTCCGGCTGCTGCCTTCAAACTCAGCGTTAGCGACCTCCCACGTGCGGGTCACGGCGGTTGCGATGCGGAGCGCATCGTCGCCAAAGATCGCCATTGCCTCCAGATCTCCAAGGGAAAGGTTCGCCCAGGTCACGCGCAGATACGGCCGGGCGAGCACCGCTTTCATGCCCTCACCTGCCACGGCCCTGGCGTTCGCCGGGAGTGGTCTTTCCTTGAACCCGTACGAGCCGGCCAGTACGCCCACGGCGTGGATGAGCACCAGGATGGCGAGCAGCAGTCCCGGAACGCTCAACCAGAGGGGCAAAGGCCGCTTCCCGAGGTTCAGCACCACCTGCGGCACACTTGGAAAGCTCCTGGCGATGGCGGCGCCTACCTGTGGATCCAGCCGCTCGAACGTCCCGTGCACGCGTGCCGTGCGGCGCTGGGCGGGCAGCGAGCTCTTGACGAGAACGGATCCGGTGCCCGCGTCCAGAAGAGTGTAGTAGACTTCAGCGTCCCTTTCTTTTCCGACCCAGTAATCCGCCAGCTTGAAGTCCGCATCGATCCGAACCTCCGTTCCCTCGCTCGGGGCGAAGCTCGCGAGTTCCGCGGCGGAGATCTCAGTGAGGGATTGATTCCTGAAACCCAGCCGTACCTCAGAGCACAGGTACACGGACAGCACTACGAGTGCGCCGATCGCGAACCAGCTCCACTTCACGAAATACGTCCGATGCCGGTGCAGAGCCCAGAATCCGGAGGTCAGAAGTCCACGAAGCTTTCTCATTTTCCACCTTCATAAAGTGTGGTGATTCTTTGCGCGATCCCTTTCGATGCGTTCTCAACGGCGCTTTCAACCAGGTCCTTCGCCTGCGCGTCGGTTATTGCGGTGGAAGAATACAGCACGTAGTTCCTTCCCGATCCTGTCTCCGGCCCTGATTCGGCCGAGACCTGGCCGCGCCAGCGCTCCCGGCCTTCCTGATCCAGGATTTTCAGCGCTGTTCGGATTTTGAAGCGCCAGTTGGTCCGGCCGAATGGCAGCTCGCTACGCCAGCCGCCGGTACTCCACTCGTAGCTGCTGATCGCCCACAACGCGGCTGGGACGCGGTCCACGGAGGCGATGCGGGCGATCTCGATGGAGTCGGAGGGTTGCAGCACCGCCATCCCGGAGCCCACTCCTACGTACATCGCACGCCCCCTCACGTGTCGGACCCAGCCGAGATCCTCCTGGTCCAGGTCCATCAGCTGCGAGGCGTCAAGTCCGCTTTGCAGCGTCGCGCGGGACACACCGCGGATCGTCACTCCGCTCTCGTCCAAGCGGCGCGCCGTGTAAAGCAGGAGCAGGCGCGTGATGGCCTGCGTCTCTTGCGGGGCGCGCTCCACGCTTCCGTCGCCGAACGTGTGCAGGATGTTTATGTTTCCCGCGAAGGTGACGATACCGAGCGGCGAACCGGGGCTCGCGTGGAATTCGGGAGAGGGTTCACTGCAACTGGAAAGGACCAAGCACCAGCCGAATACGATTGTGAAAACAGGCAATCCCGAAATCATA encodes:
- the carB gene encoding carbamoyl-phosphate synthase large subunit — translated: MPKRTDLKSILILGSGPIVIGQAAEFDYSGTQAVRALREEGYRVILVNSNPATIMTDPDLADATYIEPITPEWVERVIEKEKPDAILPTMGGQTALNVALELHDSGALARHGVELIGANARAIRMAEDRSEFSKAISRIGLRLPHGGFARSLDEALRIVEDTGYPAIIRPSFTMGGTGGGIAYNRAEFEEQVRRGIDLSPVSEVLVDRSVIGWKEFELEVMRDGADNVVIICSIENFDPMGVHTGDSITVAPAQTLTDVEYQKMRDAAIAIIREIGVEAGGCNVQFAVNPADGELLVVEMNPRVSRSSALASKATGYPIARIGAKLAVGYTLDELPNAITQTTPASFEPVLDYVVVKFPRFAFEKFPAADATLGVQMKAVGESMAIGRTFKQAWQKAIRALEIGRSGWETGSLADDRVPDETDESLRRALRRPTPERAFQMKRALEQGFSQEEVSSLTAVDPWFVAQLAQLVDAERAYAALPEVTPSEMLRMKRFGFSDVQLARLRGETEDAVRERRWGMEIHPIYNRVDTCAGEFPAMTPYLYSTYAEENESERSDRRKVVILGSGPNRIGQGVEFDYCCVQAALALRDAGWESIMVNSNPETVSTDFDVSDKLYFEPLTLEDVLEIVRLEQPDGVIVQLGGQTPLKLAEPLERLGVKIIGTPTEAIDRAEDRERFEALARELGVKQPPNGLAVSVEQAAEIAERVGYPVLVRPSYVLGGRGMRIVYEEEGLRHYFATAASVSHERPVLIDRFLEDAFEADVDALCDGETVVIGGVMQHIEEAGIHSGDSACVLPPFMLTDAQIAEMREHTRSFALGLGVIGLINVQYAVYGGVVYVLEVNPRASRTVPFVSKATGVPLARIAARLMVGEKLASFGLPEEIPVGGVAVKEAVFPFNKLPEVDPLLGPEMRSTGEAMGFDDSFGMAFAKAQISAGTHLPKDGRVIITVNDPDKATVTPIARRLHDMGFRIAGTEGTARYLRSRGVPCERVFKVNEAR